The nucleotide sequence GCATTTTTCATGGGAAATCTGGTAGAAGCTTGAATCATTTGTTGATCCAGCTGGGAAAGAAGTTACAATAGTGAGGAAGAAGATTGACTTAGTCAACCGTGAATTAAAGCCGTTGGGACAGAGCTGCCAGAGAAAGGTAAAACATTAGActataccttttttttttttaactttaggAAAATTAACTATAGTTACTTTACTAAAAGACAAGGGGACAGACAGACAGACAGTTGGTTCATAGCCGTTGGTAGACTAAAAAAAGTCCTTGGATTCTATTTTTGTATAGGATCCATAAGACTTTCTCTCACGTACACACAATATTCATTTATGACCAGAAGCGGACCCAAGCATTTGCAGTGATGGGACAGAACAGCTTAATTAGTACCCATAAAAGACTTTTATTATTTAGGgtattaaaattaattatataatcaTTTTCAAGAtaagcttttatttatttttattcaagttttaatttgttttatggtttgttgattttcaatttgccctcatatttttcacTTAACCTTTGTGAGTTAGTATAttttatacaacaacaacaacaacaacccagtataatcccacaagtggggtctggggagggtaatatgtacgcagaccttacccctaccccgaagggtagagaggctgtttccaggagaccctcggctcaaaaaagcaacaggagccgatatattagtaccataaaaatgcataataaaataacagcaatataagagatatgaaatacagaatacgaaatacgaaatagatggctggtatagtaaaactagcaggtaaagccctgcatcaatagaaaTAATTAGCTATATTGAAAAGTCAAGGGGAgtcaacgtatagtaaatatatataaaatttaaaaaaaattatctagcaATATAATGTAATTTTTCGATGAACCCCTTGGttcaatgtggctccgccactggggTTACCTCGAGACAAAGGCAAATCCAGGATATTAAGTCGGTAGTTGAGAATGAGTTTAATCTTATACATTTTAATATCTTTTTATTGTGCATATACGTACTTCTGCCTGAACATCCAATATAATGGTTTAAAAAAATATTAGTGTGGGGTTGGTGTCTGAAATAGTAAGATGAAATTAATTACTGAATCATGGAATTATAATCTTTATTGACAGGAAAAGGAATACAAGGAAGCCCTTGATGCATTCAATACAAAAAGCAAGGAAAAAGCTCAGCTTCTTACCAAATTAATGGAGGTAATTAGCTTTTGTTTCTTGTCTCATTAAACTAACACTATCATATTTGTAAGTGTATATGTTTGTATTTTTGTAGTTTTAATATATTTCccttttttcttgaaaaaaatgTACAGTTGGTAAGTGAAAGTGAAAAACTGAGGATGAAGAAACTGGAGGAGCTGAACAAACATATAGAATCCCTGCGCTAAGCCATGCTAATACTACTCTTTAACCAAgaatttcttgaattgaattGAAATTGTCACATTGGACTTTTAGTTTGTTACATTCCATGTTTCTTACTTTTGAATCTCAttggttttgttattttttatttttggttttaagTTTGACAAGTCAGGTCTAATTAACATCCGTAAAAAGATCATGATGTTTGTATTTCTATGAATTCAGATGTAAATTGTGGAGTTGTGTCGTTTGTATGATCATATAATATGACTATATTGAACTGATATTTTTCACTCTTCGAATAGTATTTAGGTTTCTGTTTAATAATGTGTCATCAttaatatatattgatgatacAATTCTGGAAATCTACTCAACTTTTTTGTTGGTTTCTTGCACTCAAATATGTATTTATCTTTCTGTTAGTGTAATAATAGCCAGACCGCAAATATAGAAAGATCATAAGCAAATCCTAAGAGCACATAAATAGATAAGCAGGCAGCTTCATCTTTTATTGCTAAGTTAACTcttacagaagaaaaaaaaaacaaatacataAGACATGCACTTAGGCCGCACCAACTAGTGATATTATCCGTTTTAGGCTTAGGCTTGCATGTAACGCACATCTCTGATGTCTAAGGCTTGCGTCCTTATACCTAACATCTCTTCCGTATTTTGTTGATGTGAGAACTCCAAGAATCATTGCCTCAGTTACTGAACTCCAACCACAATGACTCACAAAGCCTCCAATACTTGAATGTATTAGTACATTAGTGTGATATTATCTCACAAAACATGAAGATTTCTCTATGCGTCTAAGTAGCCTATCTTTGTCTGTGATGCCAATTTGAAAAATTGGACATAAATTGGACAAGCTTCAAAAAGGAAATTCCATATCAGGATTGATTGCAAAGTGCACCATGTAATCTGTGTTTACTGCACTAGTACTTAATAAAGACGAGCTTAACTTGTATACTCTGAAAGTGTAACAAAATCTTTACACTAAAAGATAACTACAATCAATGTCCATAAAGAGTTCGATAATATTCTGAAAAATAATGTAGGTTACCTGCTAAAATACTGAGGCTATTATTCTTGGAGTTCCTATCATAAGCAATGTCTATGTAGTATATCCACTTGAAGGGAGCCTTGGTGTAaccggtaaagttgttgtcatgtgaccacaAGATTacgggttcgagctgtggaaacagcctcttgcagaaatgcagggtaagactacatacaatagacccttgtggtttgCTTTTCCTCGAACCCCGCACATAGCGAGAGCTAAGTACacctgtgtcacgacccaaaccgatgggccacgatgggcgcctgagtcttacctgtcaaacacccctaagcatgcgtctaaaatatgaacctgaataacatctgctgcattacaaaattaacctacgtgaaagaagcctgccatcaaggaatatgtacgtatacaggcaaaatacagtgggcgagccggcaaggctgctatagacaactatacatcaaaaactgaaagctgacaaggccacatacaacccaactagacatactgtctacagacctctaacagaaacatagctgtacaaagacgggactgagccacgtcatactcatatacatatatatgtacaaacttatcgtaccaatatcaaaagcagctctggatcaaatggagcacgccaactctcgttgatcagggatcctaagaatggggaccgtcagcttgcctacctgcacctgcaggcatgaaacgcaggccccgtgaaatagggcgtcagtacgaaaaatgtactgagtatgtaagacatggaaattagtacgtaaaagacatagatgaaacatggaatactgaaacacatttttaaatttgaataactttgtaaatactgaaacgtttataatgtcatgcacgtgcgtgtaaatgtcatgccatgcatagtgtacataatatcatcaagccactgggggcatcccatcatatcatctcggccattgtgggcaatatcatcaacatataccggctgatcaggtggtggtgcgtatataatgccataaccttttccatatcccatatacatatatatacatacatatatacgcgtatataacgccgtttgaatacatacatatatacgcgtatataacgccgtttgaatcatattttagccactgtgggcaatatcatcatcatataccaactgatcaggtagtgatgcgtatataacgccgtaaccttttcccatatcccatatacatatatttacatatatacgcgtatataacaccaactggtcatgggtcaatgcacatgtacgaaatgcatgaaaaatacgtaataatctcaatattccttccggataaatttttccaatTGCGTTTTATtttgagactcatgaacagaagaaaataataattctcatggggaatcaagaatatagacaccactactatttctatgaatataataatttatagaaaccgtgtatttgctcgtttctttcgtataatctagaccatgccaaaagaaagaagggagggccttaacatacctggaatagGGAAAACTCTATATAATATTCTTggcgaagattgcaccgtactcttttagaatcgcaaaattttacgttgctattaTTTCAACAAATTTGCATTGGAAGTTCTTCAGAATCGAATTTGGCTTCTGCTCCAAACTTATTTGAACTTGAGAAGGAAATTATTTTGCTCCAACATATTTGAATTTTTAAGAAACAGTTTCTGTTCTTTAGCGTTTTTGAAACTAAGAAGGGATTGAATTACTATCTAATGTATATGAAATTTGACTAAGAACCAATTGATTTACACGTTTCATGCTAAGCacatatgactcttagtcatatgCTTAAATTGTGGTACACTGCCACGTTTCTTTGTggatataattaattaatttttatccaaTTATTAGTTTACCGGAAAATATTTCGTTACCTGGTAATTAAtttattacccgcataatttaagaattatcacaaattacttaaaattctatttattttcaaaatacttcatatatattttatatattacactaccgtggtcatatggtactttgcatggtactagtttataattatcgagtattattacttgatccgtattttatcccaacttggccattttcaacgaaattcattttctctaattcgtgcatcctttatccttcatggcacttatttattgcttgttaatacgttaacgtcaagatgatctcatccccgattcTACGTCAGTTGACCGAAGacaaaacttttaacgtacgaaaatgcgagatgtaacatccttcccccttagaaacattcgtcctcgaatgttccaCTCTCCGTGAtccatataactttggcaaggtcgccttttgtaacaatactactaccaactctccccgtagaagcttaataattcaACGACACACAGGACAACGACAATAATCAATAGGAGAATTTATACACGCACCTTGATGTTATGACGTCTCAGTTAGACCCTTCTCTGGAAGAGGaaataggtagggatatctagacttcatgtcttcctcggcctcccaagtcatttcttctacattgttgttcctccaaagcactttcacggaggctacctccttatttcgcagcttgcggatttgtcggtctcgtatggcaaccggaattttctcgtatgacaagtcctctgtaatctgtacatcattcgtgggcactactcgggtaggattgccaatgcactttcgtaacatagatatgtgaaaatttggatggacagactccaattccaagggcaattctaactcataagctactcggcccactctccgaataatcctataaggcccaatatactgtgGGCTAAGTTTACCCttttttccaaatctcatcacacccttcataggcgacaccttcaagaatacccagtcatcagccctgaactctaaatctcgatGTCGCACAtctgaatatgacttctgacgactctgagctgtcaatagtcgatcctggataaactttactttttctatggcttgctgaaccaggtctggcccgtgtaatccagattctccaacgtcgaaccaccctataggtgacctacactttcgtccgtaaagagcttcatatggagccatctgaatgctggaatggtagctattattatatgtgaACTCAATAAACGGCAGATAaccatcccagctacctttgaagtctattacacaagctcgcaacatatcctccaatgtttgaatagtacgctcagcctgtccgtctgtctggggatgaaatgatgtactaagacttacttgagtccccaatcccttttggaaggacctccaaaagttagctgtaaattgagctcctctatctgagataatagatacaggtacaccatgcagtcgtactatctccttaatataaagcctcgcataatcTTCTAAGGAATACgtagttctaacgggcagaaaatgggctgactttgtgagcctatcaatgatcacccatattgaatcgaacttacactgggtacgaggtaagcctatgatgaagtccatattgattatttcccatttccaagtgAGAATCTCCATAACCTGCAATAATCCACAGGGTTTTTGATGCTcgatcttaacctgctgacagttagggcactgagcaacaaattctgctatatcctttttcattccgtcccaccaatatatttccctgatgtcatgatacatctttgtcgttCCTGGATGGATAAAATAAcgggaatagtgagtttctcccataacctgctgacgcaaccctgcaacattaggcacacataatcgcccttgatatctgaggaccccatcttcggTAATTacaaacggtgtcttctccttctgaagagtgGTATCTCTATAATGAATTAGCAcatgatcctcgtactggcgttccttcacttcagttactaaagatgatgttgccgtatcctgaagagtaattccaatgttACCTAAGTCCAGTAACTGACCtctaagactagctagctgatgaatctcatgggctgtTCCCCTCTTTCCTGGATGCAAATACgacaagctacccatagatctacggctgagagcatcggcaactacgtttgccttccccggatggtataaaatattaacgtcatagtctttaagtagctccaaccatctcctttgacgaagattcaattccctttgcttgaagatgtactggaggctcttatgatccgtatagatatcaatatGAAtgtcatacaagtagtgcctccacacttttagtgcatgaatcatcgcagctaactctaaatcgtgggtcgggtagtacTTCTCGTGCCTTCTTAGTTATCTAGAAGCATATGCCACAACCTTACCAtactgcatcagcacacaacccaatccaacgcctgaagcatcgcaatagataacataaccatcggtcccttctggaagcgttagaactggtgctgaagttAACCTGTCCTTTAATGCATGGAAACTCCGTTCAAAAGCATCAATCCATTGAAACTTttctcccttctgagtcaactttgttaaaggtgctgaaagggaaggaaatccttccacaaatctcctgtaatatcctgccaacccaagaaaactacGAACCTTTGTTGGTGTTGTAGGcttaggccaagtctttactgcctcaatcttttgtgtatccaccaagatgccttcacccgaaatgatatgcccaagggaGTTACAAAGTTCAACcggaattcacacttagaaaattttgcatacaacttcctttcttgtagaactctgagcactgTACGCAGATGACCAGCATGCTCATCCTATGaatgagaatataccaatatatcatcaataaatacaattacaaacagatctaagaaaggcctgaacacacggttcatcaaatccatgaatactgctggggcattggtcagaccgaacgacataacccgaaactcaaaatgcctatatctagtcctgaatgctgtcttcggaatatcttcatccttaacccttacttcATTGGTACCCGACTATCTTTGAAAACCACTTGGCActttgcaactgatcaaataagtcgttAATCcccgggagcgggtacttattcttgatcgtcaccttattcagttgcctataatcaatacacattcttaaggaaccatctttcttccttacaaacaacacaggtgctccccacggtgacgtactaggtctgataaaacctttttcaagcaagtcctttagttgttctttcaactctttcagctctgcgggggccattctatagggaggaatagatattgggtgagtatctggtagtaggtcaatagaaaactcaatttctcgctctggcggaagacccggAAGTTCATCAGGGAAGGTATCTGGAAACTCATTTACCACAGGGATgaactgaatggttggtgactctacttctaTATCCTGAActcgaactaagtgataaatacaaccctttctgatcatctttcTTGCCTTGatataggaaataaatctacctctcggcgatgccatgttacctttccactccaaaataggctcccccggaaattgaaatcggactatcttcgATCTTCAATCaacattggcatgacaagaagccaaccaatccatacccattataacatcaaattctaccatatctaactcgattaagtctgctacggtaggtcgaccatgaactattattatacaacccctatatacctgtttagctatcaccgagtccccaacaggtgtagacacctcaaaaggtttaaccaattcaggttttatttcaaacttactagcaatcaacggagtaacatatgataaggtggaacctgaatcaattagtgcatatacatcatatgaggagactgataatatacctgtaacaacatccggtgATGACTCTTGGTCCTGTCGTCCTGCTAATGCATAACTGCAGTTCTGAgggctgctcgagctagatgctctgcctctgcctctaccacgactcattggtgcttggggacTTTGCTTAGGGGGGTGTACTGATGATGAATATCCAGCcacagatcccgctggctgagctatgcttgcatcacctctcatcggacaatccctcataatgtgGACCAGATAACCATAAGTATAACAAACATCTAGTCCCATACGACACTTCccggtatgctgcttaccacattgagtacatcgtggcaagggtgcctcatctgatttgactcacccctatactgagaacctgaggccctaaaattctgaccaggccttgaatatgtagaacgatcaaatctctttcCTCCAAACTGAGAGGGCGCGCTAGCCGAGGGCTGGGATGGATATCTCAAGTACTGCTGCCTCTAACCATCTCGAAACTCACTAGAAGGACCCAAAGACCTCGCTCTTTTTTTCTAGGCcttatcatgctcacgatcggccctctgtttctgtttacgctcctctacaccctgagcgtacgcctgaatacgagaaatatccatgtatGGATGAAGTGAaaccgacatacaatcgttaagcaagtaaggctctaatcccatcacgaaccggtgaatccgatcctccatcttagatacaatagtgggagcatacctagaaAACGAATAAAACTGAAGGCAGTACTCCCTAACACTCATGTttccctgccgaagggtcaagaacctatcaactctggctcgcctaagctctggtggcagataatgacgaagaaaagcttctgtaaactcctgccataccgcTGGAGGGGTATTCTCACCTCTGAACAATTCCCAAGattcgtaccaattaactgcaatatCTCGGAGTCTATAAGAAGCTAGCTCAATTGACTCAGTctcagtggccttcattacccgtaacgtcctctgtactctatcaataaatacctgagggtcctcttTCGGGTATGCTCCAGTGAATACCCTCGCGCTCACGGACCTATCTGCGTGACCAATACATGTTTCCTGATGCCGagcctgtgcggctactaatcgggtcaataactgaataacatctctcatctcctgaccctgCGTATCCTGCTGAGGTGCTGAATGTATAGGGGAGggctggagctggtgcccttcGGAACCCTTCTGGAaaaggcggggtatgtgaagtttgagatggaacctcaccatgagattcTCCCTGAGCCCTAGTAACTCGTgctgctcgactagtagtctcactagccacggactttcccttctgggaggccgtactctttggaggcattgctAAAAATATAATGTATCGTTAGGAACAAGAATTCTTGTATTGCACGATcttgagataaaaagagaggataacatcctatatgtcctgtagcctcctgtttataagtgtggtgcacgacacacccataaacaagactctactagacacggtctgtagacaaccctaggacagaactgctctgataccacttttgtcacgacccaaaccgatgggtcgcgacgggCGCCTGAGTCTTACTTGTCAAAcaccctaagcatgcgtctaaaatatgaacctgaataacatctgctgcattacaaaattaacctacgtgaaagaagcctgccatcaaggaatatgtacgtatacaggcaaaatatagtgggcgagccggcaaggctgctattgacaactatacatcaaaaactgaaagccgacaatgccacatacaacccaactagacatactgtctacagacctcaaACAGAAATATAGCTGTACAAAGacaggactgagccacgtcatactcatatacatatatatgtaca is from Nicotiana tabacum cultivar K326 chromosome 18, ASM71507v2, whole genome shotgun sequence and encodes:
- the LOC107803371 gene encoding uncharacterized protein LOC107803371, with product MTTPKQMEQQVVKMKNSGIISYSGSPMIDDREEEMTRSALSAFRAKEEEIEKKRKEVSDKVQAQLGRVEEETKRLAEIREKLESFVDPAGKEVTIVRKKIDLVNRELKPLGQSCQRKEKEYKEALDAFNTKSKEKAQLLTKLMELVSESEKLRMKKLEELNKHIESLR